A portion of the Bacillus oleivorans genome contains these proteins:
- a CDS encoding DUF2624 domain-containing protein, which produces MKLFENVVNYKINNITPEDILKYSKQFNISINSDQAKQVARLVKGRGINIFNDKERAQLVKEVAKITGPDVAKEVNQLFIQFTK; this is translated from the coding sequence ATGAAATTATTTGAAAATGTCGTGAATTATAAAATTAATAATATAACCCCTGAAGATATCTTAAAATATAGCAAGCAATTTAATATTTCTATTAATTCAGATCAGGCAAAACAAGTAGCCCGCTTAGTTAAGGGCAGAGGCATCAATATTTTCAACGACAAGGAACGTGCCCAATTAGTAAAAGAAGTAGCCAAGATTACCGGACCAGATGTGGCAAAAGAAGTTAATCAGCTATTTATCCAATTTACAAAATAG
- a CDS encoding YitT family protein, producing the protein MILIGAAMAAASIELFLVPNQIIDGGIIGISLILDFLFTDIFPFISFGVLVVVLNLPFMLAGYKQIGKTFMISSLFGIIALAVIEQLLHHIDPFTDQVILATVFGGLLLGGGVGLVIRHGGAMDGTEILGIMLTKRAPFSVGEFVMFVNIFIFAWAAFVFGPEQAMFSVMTYYIAFKTIDVVIQGLDETKAIFIVSDHYTEISEAILSRLGRGTTMLQGRGGFTENEKEVIYAVVTRLEITKLKAIINDIDPHAFVTIMATQETKGGRFKSAIH; encoded by the coding sequence ATGATATTAATCGGAGCAGCCATGGCTGCTGCATCAATTGAACTATTCCTTGTTCCTAATCAAATAATTGATGGCGGGATTATCGGGATTTCATTAATATTAGATTTTTTATTTACTGATATATTCCCCTTCATTAGTTTTGGCGTGCTGGTCGTTGTTTTAAATCTGCCGTTCATGTTAGCTGGATATAAGCAAATCGGCAAAACTTTTATGATTTCCTCTTTGTTTGGCATTATTGCATTAGCTGTAATCGAACAGCTGCTGCACCATATAGATCCATTTACCGACCAGGTCATATTAGCTACAGTTTTTGGAGGATTGCTTTTAGGAGGAGGAGTCGGTCTTGTCATTCGTCATGGCGGTGCGATGGATGGTACTGAGATTTTAGGAATTATGCTGACGAAACGAGCTCCTTTCTCTGTCGGAGAGTTTGTAATGTTCGTTAATATTTTCATTTTTGCATGGGCCGCTTTTGTGTTCGGACCGGAGCAGGCAATGTTTTCTGTCATGACCTATTACATTGCATTTAAAACAATCGATGTTGTGATTCAGGGTCTTGATGAAACAAAAGCTATCTTTATTGTGTCTGATCATTATACAGAGATTTCTGAAGCTATTTTAAGCCGGCTAGGTCGGGGGACAACAATGCTGCAAGGCCGGGGTGGTTTTACTGAAAATGAAAAAGAGGTCATATATGCGGTAGTAACAAGATTAGAAATTACAAAATTAAAAGCGATTATCAATGACATAGACCCACATGCATTCGTAACAATCATGGCTACACAAGAAACAAAGGGCGGCCGCTTTAAATCAGCGATTCACTAA
- a CDS encoding metal ABC transporter ATP-binding protein → MTQNAIEIKNLSYRYDDLPVLEHINLEVPQGSFLGLVGPNGSGKSTLLKLILGLLKPQQGSIQLFGTDSKSFTQYEKIGYVSQKANSFNSGFPATVLEVVLSGLTKKIGLFKFPSKQDKQKAIEAIQAVEMDNFLYRNIGELSGGQQQRVFIARALASEPELLILDEPTVGVDTKRVDGFYDLLEKLNRDKRITMILVSHDVGTITSKVSHVACLNKHLHFHGLVKEFENLEQTALSGLYGHDIHLLTHQH, encoded by the coding sequence ATGACACAAAACGCAATAGAAATAAAGAACTTATCTTATAGATACGATGATTTACCCGTATTAGAACATATAAATTTAGAGGTTCCCCAAGGGTCTTTTTTAGGACTGGTTGGCCCAAACGGTTCTGGTAAATCAACCCTGCTTAAATTAATTCTTGGACTCCTCAAACCGCAGCAGGGATCGATTCAATTATTTGGAACCGATTCAAAATCCTTTACGCAGTATGAAAAAATTGGTTATGTGTCCCAAAAAGCGAACTCTTTCAATAGCGGATTCCCCGCTACCGTTTTGGAGGTAGTATTAAGCGGACTTACAAAAAAGATCGGCCTGTTTAAATTTCCGTCCAAACAAGATAAACAAAAAGCAATAGAAGCGATTCAAGCTGTTGAAATGGATAATTTTTTATATCGAAATATAGGTGAATTATCAGGCGGACAGCAGCAAAGGGTTTTTATTGCTCGCGCATTAGCTAGTGAGCCCGAGCTTTTGATTCTTGATGAGCCGACAGTAGGTGTTGACACGAAGAGAGTCGATGGATTTTATGACTTATTAGAGAAATTAAACCGTGATAAAAGAATCACCATGATATTGGTTTCTCATGATGTCGGAACCATTACGAGTAAAGTCAGCCATGTTGCCTGTTTAAACAAGCATTTACATTTTCATGGGTTAGTTAAGGAATTTGAAAATCTAGAGCAAACCGCTCTTTCAGGTCTTTATGGACATGACATTCATTTGTTAACGCATCAACACTAA
- a CDS encoding metal ABC transporter permease, with product MISSILEYEFLRNAFLTGVIVGIIAPLLGVFIVVRRLALIADALSHVTLSGIAFSLLLSKSFTWFAGINPLYMGVLFSCTGALFIERLRSVYKHYQELAIPIILSTGIGLGAIFISMADGFNTDLLNYLFGSISAVTQSDLTLILFISLIVVTTVIIFYKELFLLSFDEEHAKASGLKAAYIHVLFILLVALVIAASMRIVGILLVSALMTLPVAASIRIANGFKQSLFLSILFGEISVLGGLVSAYYLDLAPGGTIVIFSVLILLFSIGYKQIKTKLKRI from the coding sequence ATGATATCAAGTATTTTGGAGTATGAATTTTTAAGAAATGCTTTTTTAACCGGTGTGATAGTTGGAATCATTGCTCCTTTGCTGGGGGTATTTATAGTTGTAAGACGGCTTGCTTTAATCGCTGACGCACTAAGCCATGTAACACTGTCAGGAATTGCTTTCAGCCTGCTTTTAAGTAAATCATTCACCTGGTTTGCAGGTATTAATCCATTATATATGGGTGTGCTGTTCTCTTGTACGGGTGCTTTGTTTATTGAGAGGCTGCGGAGTGTATATAAACATTACCAAGAGCTTGCCATTCCTATTATTTTGTCAACAGGAATTGGGCTAGGTGCGATCTTTATTTCCATGGCAGATGGTTTTAATACAGACCTTCTAAATTATTTATTTGGAAGTATCAGTGCGGTTACACAATCTGATTTAACATTAATTCTTTTTATCAGTCTGATCGTAGTTACAACTGTTATTATCTTTTACAAAGAATTATTTTTACTTTCCTTTGATGAAGAACATGCAAAGGCTTCTGGACTAAAGGCCGCTTATATACATGTTCTTTTTATTCTGCTTGTTGCATTGGTGATTGCCGCATCAATGAGAATAGTTGGCATTCTCTTAGTTTCCGCCTTAATGACCTTGCCTGTTGCGGCTAGTATTCGCATTGCAAATGGATTTAAACAATCCCTGTTTTTATCGATTCTTTTTGGAGAGATTTCCGTTCTCGGAGGGCTGGTAAGCGCCTATTACTTAGATCTTGCTCCTGGCGGGACGATTGTAATATTTTCAGTACTCATTCTGCTTTTTTCAATTGGATATAAACAAATCAAAACAAAGCTAAAAAGAATATGA
- a CDS encoding Fur family transcriptional regulator, whose translation MNVTQAIDLLKQNGFKYTDKREFMLESLAAHNKYLSAKEVMELMKSDFPGISVDTVYRNLSLFSKLGILEQTEFSGEMRFRFTCDHHHHHHHFICLECGKTKEIELCPMEVLPGNFEEYAIHDHKFEVYGKCPECKRA comes from the coding sequence GTGAATGTCACACAGGCAATCGATCTTTTAAAGCAAAATGGCTTTAAATATACGGATAAGCGTGAATTCATGCTGGAAAGTCTTGCAGCACATAATAAATACTTATCTGCAAAAGAAGTGATGGAATTGATGAAATCGGATTTTCCAGGTATTAGTGTAGATACGGTCTATCGAAATTTATCATTATTTTCAAAGCTCGGAATTTTAGAACAAACAGAGTTTTCAGGGGAGATGAGGTTTCGGTTTACGTGTGACCATCATCACCATCATCATCATTTTATCTGTCTCGAATGCGGAAAAACGAAGGAAATTGAATTATGTCCAATGGAAGTACTGCCAGGTAATTTTGAAGAATATGCCATCCATGACCATAAATTTGAAGTATACGGGAAGTGTCCCGAATGTAAAAGAGCATGA
- a CDS encoding 5' nucleotidase, NT5C type — MNKPLRFGIDIDGTVTDPNSMLPHINKAFGLSLKLEDVTQYDLTKAVKVRPDEFNQWFVKKEPEIYQSSPLAVGAQEVLNEWKERFELYFISARSSHLLDVTRQWFNEKDLYYHHIELIGSHDKIGAAQKYDVDLFLEDKHDNAVNIHLECGIPVLLFDTPYNQDPIPTGVIRVKSWDEANQWVQEWIQIKS, encoded by the coding sequence GTGAATAAACCATTACGCTTTGGAATTGATATAGATGGAACTGTAACAGACCCCAATTCGATGCTTCCTCATATAAATAAAGCATTTGGATTATCGTTAAAATTAGAGGATGTTACTCAATATGATTTGACAAAAGCAGTAAAGGTAAGACCGGATGAATTTAATCAGTGGTTTGTAAAAAAAGAACCTGAGATTTATCAGAGTTCACCTTTAGCCGTTGGGGCACAAGAGGTTTTAAACGAGTGGAAAGAGCGATTTGAATTATATTTTATCAGTGCAAGAAGTTCACATCTCTTAGATGTTACAAGACAATGGTTTAACGAAAAAGATCTATATTATCATCATATTGAATTAATCGGTTCGCATGATAAGATTGGGGCTGCTCAAAAATATGATGTTGACCTTTTTTTAGAGGATAAGCATGATAATGCTGTGAATATTCATTTAGAATGCGGGATACCTGTATTATTATTTGATACTCCTTATAACCAAGATCCAATTCCAACTGGTGTTATTCGCGTTAAGTCATGGGATGAGGCTAACCAGTGGGTACAGGAGTGGATACAGATAAAATCGTAA
- the ispG gene encoding flavodoxin-dependent (E)-4-hydroxy-3-methylbut-2-enyl-diphosphate synthase: MSELIHRTKTRPVKVGNLTIGGSNELFIQSMTTTKTHDVKATVEEIHRLEEAGCQIVRVAVPDERAADAIPEIKKQINIPLVADIHFDYRLALKAIEGGVDKIRINPGNIGRREKVEAVVKAAKERRIPIRIGVNAGSLEKKILEKYGYPTADGMVESALHHIKILEELDFQDIIVSMKASDVQLAIEAYEKAAKAFDYPLHLGITESGTLFAGTIKSAAGLGAILSKGIGNTLRISLSADPVEEVKVAKELLKVFGLASNAATLISCPTCGRIEIDLISIANEVEEYIQKIKAPIKVSVLGCAVNGPGEAREADIGIAGARGEGLLFRKGKIVRKVPEETMVDELKKEIDQLAEEYYKKQAEAQKA, from the coding sequence TTGAGCGAACTCATTCATCGTACAAAGACAAGACCAGTAAAGGTCGGTAATTTAACCATTGGCGGAAGCAATGAACTTTTTATACAAAGTATGACCACAACGAAAACTCATGATGTTAAAGCTACGGTTGAAGAAATTCACCGGCTTGAAGAGGCTGGATGTCAAATCGTCCGGGTTGCTGTTCCGGATGAAAGAGCAGCCGATGCCATTCCGGAAATCAAAAAACAAATCAACATTCCATTAGTAGCTGATATTCATTTTGACTATCGCCTTGCCCTAAAAGCGATTGAGGGCGGCGTTGACAAGATTCGAATAAATCCAGGGAACATTGGCAGAAGAGAAAAAGTAGAAGCTGTTGTAAAAGCAGCAAAAGAACGGCGAATACCAATTCGAATTGGAGTAAACGCTGGTTCTTTAGAAAAGAAAATCCTTGAAAAATATGGCTATCCAACTGCTGATGGCATGGTCGAAAGTGCCCTTCATCACATCAAAATTCTAGAAGAACTGGATTTTCAGGATATCATCGTGTCGATGAAGGCTTCAGATGTCCAATTAGCCATTGAGGCCTATGAAAAAGCCGCTAAAGCCTTCGATTATCCGCTGCATTTAGGTATCACGGAATCAGGAACACTTTTTGCAGGTACGATAAAAAGTGCTGCAGGCTTGGGAGCGATTCTTAGCAAGGGAATCGGAAATACCCTTCGGATTTCTTTAAGTGCAGATCCGGTTGAAGAAGTAAAAGTAGCAAAAGAGCTTTTAAAAGTATTCGGTCTCGCTTCAAACGCGGCAACATTAATTTCTTGTCCAACATGCGGAAGAATTGAAATTGATTTAATTAGCATTGCGAATGAAGTGGAGGAATATATCCAAAAAATTAAAGCCCCCATCAAGGTTTCTGTACTTGGCTGTGCGGTCAACGGACCAGGAGAAGCGAGAGAAGCAGATATTGGAATTGCCGGTGCAAGAGGCGAAGGGCTCCTCTTTAGAAAAGGAAAGATTGTCCGGAAAGTGCCAGAAGAAACAATGGTGGATGAACTGAAGAAAGAAATTGATCAATTGGCTGAAGAATATTATAAAAAACAGGCAGAAGCCCAAAAAGCTTAA
- a CDS encoding methyl-accepting chemotaxis protein, which translates to MLKKSLNVILQGFKLKQLSLRTRLVLLIFPLFLLSASVTTLITYNQAMENGIKLMEERLETELQFIYETSQSLMYQYVGDPDSFNRELEKAIKRQDANFSQDGYRGDFFFVRDETISPIGSSNSLYKPTESVLGEMKNKTSGVIHDEINGDPITIGFQEIQEIRGKYAILIPQNEYLSSIYELRELLLSILIVSSIVIFLIIFLITRSITKPIHTLSQHMSKMNGTKLQLSELEISEKRSSPEIQNLVGTYNIMIGQMKKMIEEIQQTSSHLIQAESKLKSNAEILKEEQHHVQEVLQNVHIGAKETAASSYMTTKEQKNMAQSVSLVTSKVNEMMRQTEGSTSYTEEGKSTMDAMIHGTIEMKGKMVNMSHAIKSMEDHTSKIGDVLLTIKKIAEQTKLLSLNAAIEAARAGDAGTGFMVVADEIKKLAEHSSNAVQQVGMMTARIDQQAKQVTNQFSLLEKEFENQDVMANQSIELFDKLLHDLRIIMEWTMDVGQEVNLLVSTLPTIEIRTEEVNIIAEKTIKSVDDMNLYFTKLGERLDTNVYLAETLSELSARLTHLLRKFEIEQQTGTTP; encoded by the coding sequence ATGTTAAAAAAATCTCTAAATGTTATATTACAAGGGTTTAAGCTAAAACAACTGTCATTGCGTACGCGTCTAGTATTACTGATTTTTCCCTTATTTTTATTAAGCGCCAGTGTTACTACTTTAATCACTTATAACCAGGCAATGGAAAATGGAATTAAACTAATGGAAGAACGGCTAGAAACGGAACTGCAATTTATTTATGAGACATCTCAAAGTTTAATGTATCAATATGTTGGAGATCCAGATTCTTTTAATCGAGAACTCGAAAAGGCGATAAAAAGGCAGGATGCCAATTTTTCGCAAGATGGATACAGGGGGGACTTTTTTTTCGTAAGAGATGAAACCATATCACCGATTGGCTCCAGTAATTCTCTTTATAAGCCAACTGAATCAGTGCTCGGGGAGATGAAAAACAAAACAAGCGGTGTCATTCATGATGAAATAAACGGCGATCCGATTACGATTGGGTTTCAAGAAATTCAAGAAATTCGAGGGAAATATGCGATTTTAATTCCCCAGAATGAATATTTGTCATCCATCTATGAGTTAAGAGAGCTCTTATTATCTATTTTAATCGTCAGCAGTATCGTTATTTTTTTAATCATCTTTTTAATTACAAGATCAATAACAAAACCCATCCATACTTTAAGCCAGCATATGTCTAAAATGAATGGAACTAAACTCCAGCTTTCTGAACTGGAAATCAGTGAGAAACGCAGCAGTCCTGAAATACAAAATCTCGTCGGAACGTATAACATTATGATTGGCCAGATGAAAAAAATGATTGAGGAAATCCAGCAAACAAGCAGTCATTTAATTCAAGCCGAATCGAAATTAAAATCAAATGCAGAAATTCTCAAAGAGGAACAGCATCATGTTCAAGAGGTTTTGCAAAATGTACATATCGGTGCTAAAGAAACAGCTGCAAGCTCATATATGACGACAAAGGAACAAAAGAATATGGCACAGTCTGTTTCCCTCGTTACAAGTAAAGTTAATGAAATGATGAGGCAAACAGAAGGCTCTACTTCTTATACAGAAGAAGGGAAGTCAACCATGGATGCGATGATTCATGGAACGATTGAAATGAAAGGTAAAATGGTGAATATGTCGCATGCAATCAAAAGTATGGAAGACCATACTTCAAAAATAGGAGATGTTTTGTTAACGATCAAAAAAATAGCAGAACAAACAAAATTGTTATCCTTAAATGCAGCGATTGAAGCAGCTCGGGCAGGAGATGCAGGTACAGGATTTATGGTAGTTGCGGACGAGATTAAAAAACTGGCTGAACATTCATCAAATGCTGTCCAACAAGTTGGCATGATGACAGCAAGAATCGACCAGCAAGCTAAACAAGTAACCAATCAATTCTCTCTTTTAGAAAAGGAATTCGAAAATCAGGATGTGATGGCGAATCAAAGTATTGAGTTATTTGATAAACTCTTACATGATCTCCGTATTATTATGGAATGGACGATGGATGTTGGACAAGAAGTAAACTTATTAGTATCAACCCTCCCAACTATTGAAATCCGAACAGAAGAAGTAAATATTATAGCAGAAAAAACAATTAAATCTGTCGATGATATGAATCTTTATTTTACAAAGCTTGGAGAGAGACTGGATACGAACGTGTACCTAGCTGAAACCTTATCTGAGCTATCCGCCAGACTAACCCACTTGCTTCGGAAATTTGAAATAGAGCAACAAACAGGGACTACACCTTAA
- a CDS encoding DUF1189 domain-containing protein gives MNIFKQFYRSLFSPGDIASFRMQGIGKTILYVFFLALLSVIPTFYNLQEGITKSIDAVADTIEDDLPDFTIENGTLTSERNEPLILEKYGLTLIFDSSGNTDVNDLDTNEDAIALLKNEFVLVSNGVVDSYPYTLFDVAAISKQDVQALIQSFDSISVIFLPILFVIMYVFSAGIDFLEITILAAIGLILVSSLGKKLKYGQVWRMTAYCITLPTVFFMIMGFLKTTVPGALFIHWGVSIIFLYLAVKEIPESKATEL, from the coding sequence ATGAATATTTTTAAACAATTTTATAGGAGTTTATTTTCGCCGGGTGATATCGCCAGTTTTCGTATGCAGGGCATTGGTAAAACTATTTTGTACGTATTCTTTCTAGCGCTGCTTTCCGTTATTCCCACTTTTTATAACCTGCAAGAAGGCATAACTAAATCAATTGATGCTGTTGCTGATACGATTGAAGATGATCTTCCAGACTTTACAATTGAAAATGGTACGTTAACATCAGAGCGGAACGAGCCCTTGATTTTAGAGAAGTATGGTTTAACCCTAATTTTCGACAGTTCCGGAAATACGGATGTTAATGATTTGGATACCAATGAGGATGCGATTGCCCTATTAAAAAATGAGTTTGTATTAGTATCTAATGGAGTCGTCGATAGCTACCCTTACACCTTATTTGACGTGGCAGCTATTTCAAAACAGGATGTTCAGGCACTGATTCAATCATTTGATTCTATTTCAGTGATTTTCTTACCTATTCTTTTTGTCATTATGTACGTCTTTTCAGCTGGAATTGATTTTCTTGAAATTACGATTCTCGCAGCTATTGGTCTTATACTTGTCAGTTCATTAGGCAAGAAATTAAAGTATGGCCAGGTATGGCGGATGACAGCCTATTGTATTACCCTCCCAACCGTATTCTTTATGATTATGGGATTTTTAAAAACCACTGTACCCGGGGCATTATTCATTCACTGGGGCGTATCGATTATTTTCTTGTACTTAGCCGTTAAGGAAATTCCTGAATCGAAAGCAACCGAATTATAA
- a CDS encoding Na/Pi cotransporter family protein, which yields MEGIDLQALIFEFLGGLGIFLLGIKFMGEGLQKAAGDKLRDILDRWTSNPILGVLAGMLVTILIQSSSGTTVITVGLVSAGFMTLRQAIGVVMGANIGTTVTAFIIGIDVGAYALPILFLGVVFLFFFKSRKWQNLGQVLFGFGALFYGLELMSSGMKPLRSLEAFHDLTVEMASTPILGVVVGTLFTVIVQSSSATVGILQGLYEQGLVNLDAALPVLFGDNIGTTITAVIAAIGASVAAKRTAASHVMFNVIGTIIFLLLLKPFTIYIEYLTQVLDLGPKMQIAFAHGSFNIVNTIIQLPFIAYIAKAVTKLVPGEDTYVEYKAKHLDPIFIEQNPSIALGQAQEEVLRMGQLAIKGLEESFDFLKTKASKHSEVALQLEDAINNLDKKITDYLVDLARSSLSATESERHSLLMDTVRDIERIGDHFENIIELVDYQLANKVMISDDAMQDLEGMFNLTIKTLKDAIEALDHNDLNLAKKVKDEEEQIDQLERKLRKQHILRLNEGLCSGQSGIVFVDIISNLERIGDHSVNIAEAVLGERH from the coding sequence TTGGAAGGGATCGATTTACAAGCACTTATATTTGAATTTTTAGGCGGACTTGGTATTTTCCTTTTAGGAATTAAATTCATGGGAGAGGGATTACAAAAAGCTGCTGGTGATAAATTGCGTGATATTCTTGACAGATGGACATCAAATCCAATATTAGGTGTTCTCGCAGGGATGTTAGTAACCATTTTAATCCAATCAAGTTCTGGAACCACCGTAATTACCGTCGGACTGGTAAGTGCCGGTTTTATGACTCTGAGACAAGCTATCGGTGTTGTAATGGGGGCAAACATTGGGACAACGGTAACAGCGTTTATTATTGGGATTGATGTCGGTGCCTATGCTTTACCTATATTGTTCCTTGGAGTCGTGTTTTTATTTTTCTTTAAGAGTCGTAAATGGCAAAATCTCGGTCAAGTATTATTCGGTTTCGGTGCCTTATTCTATGGACTTGAACTCATGAGCAGCGGTATGAAACCATTGCGTTCATTGGAAGCCTTTCATGATTTAACAGTAGAAATGGCTTCAACACCAATCCTAGGGGTTGTAGTAGGTACATTATTTACTGTGATTGTCCAAAGTTCATCTGCGACTGTCGGTATTCTTCAAGGATTATATGAACAAGGCCTGGTGAATTTAGATGCCGCCTTACCTGTATTATTTGGTGATAATATTGGTACAACCATTACGGCTGTAATTGCAGCTATAGGGGCTTCGGTAGCTGCAAAACGAACAGCGGCCAGTCACGTTATGTTTAATGTGATCGGGACTATTATCTTTTTACTATTACTCAAACCATTTACGATCTATATCGAATATTTAACTCAAGTCCTCGACCTAGGTCCAAAAATGCAAATTGCTTTTGCACACGGGTCCTTTAACATAGTTAATACAATCATACAATTACCGTTTATAGCTTATATCGCAAAAGCTGTTACAAAGCTTGTTCCTGGTGAAGATACGTATGTTGAGTATAAAGCTAAGCACTTAGATCCGATTTTTATTGAACAAAACCCATCCATTGCATTAGGTCAGGCACAAGAGGAAGTCTTGCGTATGGGGCAGCTGGCAATTAAAGGATTAGAAGAATCATTTGACTTCTTAAAAACAAAAGCATCAAAACACTCAGAAGTGGCCTTACAGTTAGAGGACGCGATAAATAATTTAGATAAAAAAATTACGGATTATTTAGTCGATCTTGCTCGCAGCTCTTTATCTGCAACTGAATCGGAAAGACACTCCTTATTAATGGATACAGTTCGAGATATTGAGCGGATCGGCGATCATTTTGAAAATATCATTGAACTGGTTGATTACCAATTAGCTAATAAAGTGATGATTTCGGATGACGCTATGCAAGACCTTGAAGGTATGTTTAACCTAACTATTAAGACGTTAAAAGATGCAATTGAGGCCCTTGACCACAACGATTTAAATTTGGCTAAAAAGGTAAAAGATGAAGAAGAGCAGATTGACCAATTAGAAAGAAAGCTGCGCAAGCAGCATATATTGCGTTTGAATGAAGGTCTATGCTCGGGCCAATCTGGTATTGTTTTTGTTGATATTATTAGTAACTTAGAGCGGATTGGCGATCATAGTGTAAATATTGCTGAAGCCGTACTGGGAGAAAGACATTAA
- a CDS encoding DUF456 domain-containing protein: protein MYPILPSSVMIFGSFLIYGWFVSFDSFNWLFWMIQSCFFLLLFIVDYVANALGIKKFGGTKASIWGSTIGILAGPFIIPFAGIILGPFIGAVLGEMLVSKTPFKQAIKIGLGSVTGFIGSVFVKGIIMAAMVFYFLVLVL from the coding sequence ATTTATCCAATTCTTCCGAGCTCAGTCATGATATTCGGTTCTTTTTTGATTTATGGCTGGTTTGTTAGTTTCGATTCGTTTAACTGGCTGTTCTGGATGATTCAAAGCTGTTTTTTCCTATTATTATTTATTGTTGATTATGTAGCAAACGCATTGGGCATAAAAAAGTTTGGCGGAACAAAAGCAAGTATTTGGGGCAGTACGATTGGAATTTTAGCAGGACCGTTTATAATTCCTTTTGCCGGGATCATTCTGGGGCCATTTATCGGTGCAGTTTTGGGAGAAATGCTTGTTTCAAAGACCCCATTCAAACAAGCGATAAAAATCGGGCTTGGGTCTGTTACCGGATTTATCGGAAGCGTATTTGTGAAAGGGATTATAATGGCAGCCATGGTTTTTTACTTTCTTGTGCTTGTACTTTAA
- the sodA gene encoding superoxide dismutase SodA, translated as MAYELPQLPYAYDALEPHIDKETMNIHHTKHHNTYVTNLNGALEGKDELLSKSVEELISNLDAVPEAARTAVRNNGGGHANHSLFWTILSPNGGGAPTGEVADAINSKFGSYEKFQEQFTAAATGRFGSGWAWLVVSNGELEITSTPNQDSPLMEGKTPILGLDVWEHAYYLNYQNRRPDYIKAFFNVINWDEVNKRYNAAK; from the coding sequence ATGGCATATGAATTACCGCAATTACCTTATGCGTATGACGCTCTAGAGCCACACATTGATAAAGAAACTATGAATATTCACCACACGAAACACCATAATACTTATGTAACCAATCTAAATGGTGCTTTAGAAGGTAAAGATGAGTTGCTTAGCAAATCTGTAGAGGAACTTATTTCTAATTTAGATGCAGTTCCAGAAGCTGCCCGCACTGCAGTAAGAAATAATGGCGGCGGACATGCTAACCACTCTTTATTCTGGACCATTCTTTCTCCAAATGGCGGAGGAGCTCCAACTGGTGAAGTTGCTGATGCGATCAATTCTAAATTCGGAAGCTACGAAAAATTCCAGGAACAATTTACAGCTGCTGCTACAGGCCGTTTTGGTTCTGGCTGGGCTTGGCTGGTTGTAAGTAATGGCGAGCTTGAAATTACAAGCACTCCTAACCAAGATTCTCCATTAATGGAGGGTAAAACTCCGATTCTTGGACTCGATGTTTGGGAGCACGCTTACTACTTAAATTATCAAAACCGCCGTCCAGATTACATTAAAGCATTCTTTAATGTAATTAACTGGGACGAAGTTAACAAACGTTATAACGCAGCGAAGTAA